A genomic segment from Mus musculus strain C57BL/6J chromosome 13, GRCm38.p6 C57BL/6J encodes:
- the Gm19428 gene encoding predicted gene, 19428 produces the protein MDAVTFDDVHVNFTKEEWNLMDPSQMNLYKDVMLETYWNLTSIGYKWEDHHIEEPCQSSRRHTRHGRIHRWKKLYECNQCGKVFARPAHIQCHKRTHTGEKPYKCNQCGKAFSSHSCLRYHKRNHTGEKPYECNQCGKAFSSHSNLRYHKRSHTGEKPYECNQCGKAFATPSHLQCHKRTHTGEKPYECNQCGKAFSSHSNLRYHKRSHTGEKPYECNQCGKAFATPSHLQCHKRTHTGEKPFECNQCGKAFATPSHLQCHKRTHTGEKPFECNQCGKAFSSHSNLRYHKRTHTGEKPYECNQCGKAFATSSHLQCHKRTHTGEKPYECNQCGKAFARPADLQYHKRTHTGEKPYECNQCGKAFSCHNSLRYHKRTHTGEKPYECNQCGKAFARPADLQYHKRTHTGEKPFECNQCGKAFSCHSGLRNHKRTHTGEKPYECNRCGKAFATSSHLQCHKRTHTGEKPYECNQCGKAFATSSHLQCHKRTHTGEKPYECNQCGKAFATSSHLHCHKRTHTGEKPYECNQCGKAFARPAHLQIHKRTHTGEKPYECNQCGKAFSTSTHLQCHKRTHTGE, from the exons ATG gatgcagtgacttTTGACGATGTGCATGTGAATTTCACTAAAGAAGAATGGAATTTGATGGATCCTTCCCAGATGAATCTCTACAAAGATGTTATGTTGGAGACCTACTGGAACCTTACTTCTATAG GCTACAAATGGGAAGACCATCATATTGAAGAACCATGCCAAAGTTCTCGAAGACATACAAG GCATGGAAGAATTCATAGGTggaagaaactctatgaatgtaatcaatgtggtaaagtctttgcaAGACCTGCTCAtatccaatgtcataaaagaacccatactggagagaaaccttataaatgtaatcaatgtggtaaagccttttcctctcaCAGTTGTCTCAGATATCACAAAAGaaaccatactggagagaaaccttatgaatgtaatcaatgtggtaaagccttttcctctcacagtaatctcagatatcataaaagaagccatactggagaaaaaccttatgaatgtaatcaatgtggtaaagcctttgcaacacccagtcatctccaatgtcataaaagaacccatactggagagaaaccttatgaatgtaatcaatgtggtaaagccttttcctctcacagtaatctcagatatcataaaagaagccatactggagaaaaaccttatgaatgtaatcaatgtggtaaagcctttgcaacacccagtcatctccaatgtcataaaagaacccatactggagagaaaccttttgaatgtaatcaatgtggtaaagcctttgcaacacccagtcatctccaatgtcataaaagaacccatactggagagaaaccttttgaatgtaatcaatgtggtaaagccttttcctctcacagtaatctcagatatcataaaagaacccatactggagaaaaaccttatgaatgtaatcaatgtggtaaagcctttgctacatccagtcatctccaatgtcataaaagaacccatactggagagaaaccttatgaatgtaatcaatgtgggaaagcctttgcaagacccgctgatctccaatatcataaaagaacccatactggagagaaaccttatgaatgtaatcaatgtggtaaagccttttcctgtcacaatagtctcagatatcataaaagaacccatactggagagaaaccttatgaatgtaatcaatgtgggaaagcctttgcaagacccgctgatctccaatatcataaaagaacccatactggagagaaaccttttgaatgtaatcaatgtggtaaagccttttcctgtcacagtgGTCTCAgaaatcataaaagaacccatactggagaaaaaccttatgaatgtaatcgatgtggtaaagcctttgctacatccagtcatctccaatgtcataaaagaacccatactggagagaaaccttatgaatgtaatcaatgtgggaaagcctttgctacatccagtcatctccaatgtcataaaagaacccatactggagagaaaccttatgaatgtaatcaatgtgggaaagcctttgctaCATCCAGTCATCTCCattgtcataaaagaacccatactggagagaaaccttatgaatgtaatcaatgtggtaaagcctttgcaagacctgCTCAtctccaaattcataaaagaactcatactggagagaaaccttatgaatgtaatcaatgtggtaaagccttttctacATCCactcatctccaatgtcataaaagaacccatactggagagtaA